From the Spiroplasma alleghenense genome, one window contains:
- a CDS encoding sulfite exporter TauE/SafE family protein: protein MNVKQKTVSSEPDFEKKLFSFDKKIDEVSFEIDNLSELLISKRTAFKNDLKENKALKKNNQMNETDFESRKKILIETYSSEVKEIKTKLDLLINQNAAEYEKVVQLKSDPQSAVLKKQFQQEYVALKSEYKLAIIEIKEKKLANKELEKSAITEVKEKFLPQLAEKRDKILTTKKAISAKLITILFVTIAPVALLITLLVNYLVYYPLTNLDENGNPTAYDFSKYESIVAVVLAAILIIISIVFGYFFVRDATKRSVSERKKSFGKSAVIGLVTDFFDTIGVGSFAPTLVMMQAMGVSDNIKKVPGTLNVSHTIPVAIEAAVFIAAVDVEIITLLSLIICAVIGSYIGAALANKFNSLWIKLIMGIALFITGIMMILTHNDVQAIKSMGPGTNGLVGDGIPAWKLPTAMIIFVILGALMSLGVGLYAPAMATVVLMGINADVAFPIMMGSCAFLMPVGSFKFIQDKNYYPKVSIGITIGSSVGVPLAFLTVFVGLQVGLGLDKTQFINVLLWIVIAVVFYASITMVYDFYKTKRKLNFQKLQIE from the coding sequence ATGAATGTAAAACAGAAAACAGTTTCTTCAGAACCTGATTTTGAAAAAAAGCTCTTTTCCTTTGATAAAAAAATCGATGAGGTAAGTTTTGAAATTGATAATTTAAGCGAGTTATTAATTTCTAAACGTACAGCTTTTAAAAATGATTTAAAAGAAAATAAAGCTCTTAAAAAAAATAATCAAATGAATGAAACTGATTTTGAAAGCAGGAAAAAAATTCTTATTGAAACATATAGCAGTGAAGTTAAAGAAATAAAAACTAAGCTGGATTTATTAATTAATCAAAATGCAGCTGAGTATGAAAAAGTTGTTCAACTTAAAAGCGATCCGCAAAGTGCTGTATTAAAAAAACAGTTTCAACAAGAATATGTCGCTCTCAAGTCGGAATATAAGTTAGCAATCATAGAAATTAAGGAAAAGAAATTAGCTAATAAGGAATTAGAAAAATCAGCAATCACTGAGGTGAAAGAAAAGTTTCTACCCCAACTTGCTGAGAAGCGAGATAAAATTCTGACAACTAAAAAAGCAATTTCAGCTAAACTAATAACAATTTTATTTGTAACTATTGCCCCGGTGGCTTTGTTGATTACCTTATTGGTTAACTATTTGGTTTACTATCCATTAACAAATCTGGATGAGAACGGTAATCCCACAGCGTATGATTTTAGCAAGTATGAAAGTATTGTTGCAGTTGTTTTAGCAGCTATTCTTATAATAATATCAATTGTTTTTGGTTATTTCTTTGTCAGAGATGCCACAAAGCGATCAGTATCAGAAAGAAAAAAATCTTTTGGTAAGTCTGCTGTAATCGGTTTAGTTACTGATTTCTTTGATACAATTGGTGTTGGTAGTTTTGCTCCAACTTTGGTAATGATGCAAGCAATGGGGGTATCGGATAACATTAAAAAAGTTCCTGGAACTTTAAATGTCTCCCATACAATCCCTGTAGCAATTGAGGCTGCTGTATTTATTGCTGCTGTTGATGTTGAGATAATTACTTTATTAAGTTTAATAATTTGTGCGGTAATTGGTAGTTATATCGGTGCTGCGCTAGCAAATAAATTTAATTCGCTTTGGATTAAATTAATTATGGGAATAGCTTTATTTATAACCGGAATTATGATGATTCTAACCCATAATGATGTTCAAGCTATTAAATCTATGGGTCCGGGAACTAATGGATTAGTTGGTGATGGTATTCCGGCTTGAAAACTTCCAACTGCAATGATTATTTTTGTAATACTAGGAGCATTGATGTCGCTTGGAGTTGGACTTTATGCTCCTGCAATGGCAACTGTTGTTTTGATGGGTATTAACGCTGATGTCGCCTTTCCGATAATGATGGGGAGTTGCGCATTCTTGATGCCGGTAGGATCATTTAAATTTATTCAAGATAAAAATTATTACCCAAAAGTTTCCATTGGGATAACTATTGGGTCTAGCGTAGGAGTTCCTCTAGCTTTCTTAACAGTATTTGTTGGTCTACAAGTTGGATTAGGTTTAGATAAAACTCAATTTATTAATGTTTTATTATGAATTGTAATTGCGGTTGTATTTTATGCTTCAATTACAATGGTGTATGACTTTTATAAAACTAAAAGGAAGTTAAACTTTCAAAAACTACAAATAGAATAG
- a CDS encoding proline racemase family protein, translated as MKINKGAIMTVESHTAGEPTRIVLSGVPLLKGKNMSEKKEDLLKNYDDFRKLLMHEPRGHNDMFGALLVPPCNPEADFGVIYTESGGCLNMCGHGSIGLATVLVENGMVEVKEPVTEIKLDTPAGLVTAYVDVKNSEVQSVRIKNVPSFLYKENIEVMVPDFGKIKVDISFGGSFFALVDMEQLKTTNEMKNVDFLVDIGMKILNACNEQIKVIHPINEHIKSIDLVEMYEKPNSRHPKNYSNCVVFGMAQFDRSPCGTGTSAKVATLFKRKELKLNEDFVYESIMKTKFIGKVLETTKVKEFDAVIPEIKGNAYITGYANWVLQPTDPFQEGFNPKTHK; from the coding sequence ATGAAAATTAATAAAGGTGCTATAATGACAGTTGAGTCACACACTGCTGGTGAACCAACTCGAATTGTCTTGTCAGGAGTACCCTTACTTAAGGGTAAGAATATGTCTGAGAAAAAAGAAGACTTATTAAAAAATTATGATGATTTTAGAAAACTATTAATGCATGAACCTCGCGGTCACAACGATATGTTTGGAGCTTTATTAGTTCCTCCATGTAATCCTGAGGCAGACTTTGGTGTAATTTACACTGAATCTGGGGGTTGTTTGAATATGTGTGGTCATGGAAGTATTGGACTGGCAACTGTTCTTGTTGAAAATGGAATGGTTGAAGTTAAAGAACCAGTTACAGAAATTAAACTAGATACACCCGCTGGTTTGGTAACAGCCTATGTGGATGTTAAAAATAGTGAAGTTCAATCTGTGAGAATAAAAAACGTGCCTTCATTTTTATATAAAGAAAACATTGAGGTAATGGTCCCAGATTTTGGTAAAATAAAAGTGGACATTTCATTTGGTGGTAGTTTCTTTGCTCTAGTTGATATGGAGCAGCTAAAGACAACTAACGAAATGAAAAATGTTGACTTCTTAGTTGATATTGGAATGAAAATTCTGAATGCTTGCAATGAGCAAATAAAAGTTATTCACCCAATCAATGAGCATATTAAATCAATCGATTTAGTAGAGATGTATGAGAAACCAAATTCTCGCCATCCAAAAAATTATTCAAATTGTGTAGTTTTTGGAATGGCACAATTTGACCGATCACCTTGTGGAACTGGCACTAGTGCTAAAGTTGCTACATTATTTAAACGCAAGGAATTAAAACTAAATGAGGACTTTGTTTATGAATCAATTATGAAAACTAAGTTTATTGGTAAAGTTTTAGAAACAACTAAGGTTAAAGAATTTGATGCAGTAATTCCTGAAATTAAAGGTAATGCTTATATTACTGGATACGCAAATTGAGTTCTCCAACCAACCGATCCATTTCAAGAGGGATTCAATCCTAAAACTCACAAATAG
- a CDS encoding glycoside hydrolase family 1 protein — protein MKKRDFIFSASTNAFQIEGGRNLGGRTDSIWDEFTKRNFVIPPVGVAGREINSIEIAADFYHKYKTDARIMNKLGLQGLVYNMDWTRIFPKDGETINPEGIKWHDDVFKTLVENGVQPIPILYHWDTPLWAQLQGGFENREIIEWFRNYVKACFKYLGKYTDIWFVNDENSTFTLSGYLSDYMPPARKDKTAFVKALHFLNMTAAITKEEFVKAKDKGYLSKDAILGIDHDWNPPIPLRENNPEDIKACEVYNQWFKNLYLDPNLKGSYPEVFLNWIKNEKIDFVISKEDMEFMKKNPMDFIGWNYYRPCYISAYSFDDKTIKLQKPSEEFFVKEFKQLYPAKDVKYTDWNWIIDPSRLVSGALELKAEYGDLPFMIIENGMGDFDDKSQDLIIDTKRIEFLKIHIAEVMKAKDAGVNFIGYSLWTYCDIFSPSGGYRKDYGLVSVDFNSPIRERKPKLSYAWYHQVIKSKGKDLDIDDVKLKKDLKNILEGWDLFYK, from the coding sequence ATGAAAAAAAGAGATTTTATATTTAGTGCATCAACAAATGCATTTCAAATTGAGGGAGGAAGAAATTTAGGAGGAAGAACTGATTCAATTTGAGACGAGTTTACTAAGAGAAATTTTGTTATTCCACCAGTTGGTGTTGCTGGAAGAGAAATTAATTCAATCGAAATTGCAGCAGATTTTTATCACAAGTATAAAACAGATGCTAGAATTATGAATAAACTTGGACTTCAAGGGCTGGTTTACAATATGGATTGAACAAGAATATTTCCAAAAGATGGAGAAACTATTAACCCAGAGGGGATTAAATGACATGATGATGTTTTTAAAACCTTAGTGGAAAACGGGGTTCAACCAATTCCGATTCTTTATCACTGAGACACACCACTTTGAGCTCAGCTACAAGGTGGCTTTGAAAATCGCGAAATTATAGAATGATTTAGAAATTATGTTAAAGCCTGCTTTAAATATCTAGGTAAATATACAGATATTTGATTTGTAAATGATGAAAATTCGACTTTTACTTTAAGTGGTTATTTATCTGACTATATGCCGCCCGCTAGAAAAGACAAAACTGCTTTTGTAAAAGCGTTGCACTTTTTAAACATGACTGCAGCAATAACTAAAGAAGAATTTGTAAAGGCAAAAGATAAAGGTTATCTTTCAAAAGATGCAATCCTGGGAATTGATCATGATTGAAATCCACCAATTCCTTTAAGAGAAAATAATCCTGAAGATATCAAAGCTTGTGAAGTTTATAATCAATGATTCAAAAATTTATACTTAGACCCTAATTTAAAAGGTAGTTATCCAGAGGTATTTTTAAATTGAATCAAAAACGAAAAAATTGATTTTGTAATTTCAAAGGAAGATATGGAATTTATGAAAAAAAATCCAATGGACTTTATTGGTTGAAATTATTACCGTCCATGTTACATTAGTGCATACAGTTTTGATGATAAAACAATTAAACTGCAAAAACCTAGTGAAGAGTTTTTTGTAAAAGAATTTAAACAATTGTATCCTGCAAAAGATGTTAAGTATACCGATTGGAATTGAATCATTGATCCTTCTCGTTTAGTCTCCGGAGCATTAGAATTAAAGGCTGAATATGGAGATTTACCGTTCATGATTATTGAAAACGGTATGGGAGATTTTGATGACAAATCACAAGATTTAATCATTGATACAAAAAGAATTGAGTTTTTAAAAATTCATATTGCAGAAGTTATGAAAGCTAAGGATGCTGGAGTTAACTTTATTGGTTACTCACTATGAACTTATTGTGATATTTTTTCTCCAAGTGGTGGATATCGAAAAGATTACGGACTTGTTAGTGTTGATTTTAACTCTCCAATTAGAGAGCGTAAACCTAAGTTGAGTTATGCTTGATATCATCAAGTCATCAAATCAAAGGGGAAAGATTTAGATATTGATGATGTAAAACTTAAAAAAGATCTAAAAAATATTTTAGAAGGTTGAGATTTATTTTACAAATAA
- the prdA gene encoding D-proline reductase (dithiol) proprotein PrdA codes for MSMDKEKALKLKDKKAFTCCRFEAGSTIDASILEDPALLPDFVDSGLISVSDDMLTIGQVLGAKLKVTVDALTPLTPANVENYSSVEEAPSTATQTVAQSSDQPTKYIAPTNSVNDGMVRINIGLGTNINIEFPMGSASGNVSGIDNIVKNMSESNNSNPVSGNKTCEPKVLRTLKKEYVNIKEVKIGKAFELKDGILTIDKGITQKCLAKGDLVTKFDFEIITQKDYSKDSDTIMDVQPIAAKIEDELGSGVTRVLDNVVIVLTGVDENGKQIGEFGSSEGPLDRNIMWNRPGAPDFGDIFIKINTVIKANAGMERPGPLAAHLAADVLTQEIRKVLTEAKGLTVVKTENLEHKRNFGKPKVVVVKEIMGQGAMHDNLILPTEPVGTIGGVPNVDLGNLPIAISPLELLDGGVHALTCIGPASKETSRHYFREPLVAQALVDEEIDFVGLILVGSPQVNGEKFYVSKRLGMMVEYMGVDAAIITTEGFGNNHIDFASHHEEIGKRGVKVVGCTYAAQQGALVVGNQYMVAMVDNNKSKQGIENEILSNNTLCHEDAIRALEMIKAQIDGTEIQEAERKWDPNIKQNNIDQIKSQANLNFELVKNEQVLEKSRKRAEIYEKE; via the coding sequence ATGTCAATGGACAAAGAAAAAGCTTTAAAACTTAAAGATAAAAAAGCTTTTACTTGTTGTCGCTTTGAAGCGGGTTCAACAATTGACGCCTCAATTCTTGAAGATCCAGCATTATTACCAGATTTTGTTGATTCAGGATTGATAAGTGTCAGTGATGATATGCTAACAATTGGTCAAGTTTTAGGAGCTAAACTAAAGGTCACTGTTGATGCTTTAACTCCATTAACTCCAGCTAATGTTGAAAATTATTCAAGTGTTGAAGAAGCACCAAGCACAGCAACACAAACTGTAGCACAAAGTTCAGACCAACCAACTAAATATATCGCCCCAACCAACTCAGTCAATGATGGAATGGTGCGAATTAATATTGGTTTAGGTACAAATATCAATATTGAATTCCCAATGGGTTCAGCTTCTGGAAATGTATCGGGTATTGATAATATTGTAAAAAATATGTCAGAATCAAATAACTCAAATCCAGTATCGGGAAATAAAACTTGTGAACCAAAAGTATTAAGAACATTAAAAAAAGAATACGTAAATATTAAAGAAGTTAAGATTGGCAAAGCTTTTGAATTAAAGGATGGAATCTTGACAATCGATAAAGGAATAACTCAAAAATGTTTAGCTAAGGGTGACTTGGTAACTAAGTTTGATTTTGAAATAATTACTCAAAAAGATTACTCAAAAGATTCAGATACAATTATGGATGTCCAACCAATTGCGGCTAAAATTGAGGATGAATTAGGTAGTGGAGTGACTCGAGTTTTAGATAATGTTGTTATTGTCTTAACCGGGGTGGATGAAAACGGAAAACAAATTGGAGAGTTTGGTTCAAGTGAAGGTCCATTAGATCGCAACATTATGTGAAATCGTCCCGGAGCTCCTGACTTTGGTGATATATTTATAAAAATAAATACTGTCATAAAAGCAAATGCAGGAATGGAACGTCCAGGTCCTCTAGCAGCTCACTTAGCAGCGGATGTCTTAACTCAAGAAATTAGAAAAGTTTTAACAGAGGCTAAAGGATTAACTGTTGTTAAAACTGAAAATTTAGAACACAAACGTAATTTTGGAAAGCCAAAAGTTGTTGTGGTAAAAGAAATTATGGGTCAAGGAGCAATGCATGATAATCTAATTTTACCAACCGAACCAGTTGGTACAATTGGGGGAGTTCCCAATGTTGACTTAGGTAATTTACCAATTGCAATTTCACCATTAGAATTACTAGATGGAGGAGTTCATGCCCTAACTTGTATTGGACCAGCTTCAAAAGAAACTAGTCGTCACTATTTCCGTGAGCCTTTAGTTGCTCAAGCACTAGTTGATGAAGAGATTGATTTTGTAGGTTTAATTTTAGTTGGTTCACCTCAAGTAAATGGAGAGAAATTTTATGTTTCAAAACGTTTAGGAATGATGGTTGAGTACATGGGAGTTGATGCAGCCATTATTACCACTGAAGGATTTGGTAATAATCATATCGACTTTGCATCACATCATGAAGAAATTGGTAAGCGTGGAGTTAAAGTTGTTGGATGTACTTATGCAGCTCAACAAGGAGCCTTGGTTGTTGGAAATCAGTACATGGTGGCCATGGTTGATAACAATAAATCAAAACAAGGAATTGAAAATGAAATTCTTTCAAATAATACTTTATGTCATGAGGATGCAATTCGTGCACTAGAAATGATTAAAGCTCAAATTGATGGAACCGAAATTCAAGAGGCAGAACGTAAGTGAGATCCAAATATTAAACAAAACAATATTGATCAAATTAAATCACAAGCTAATTTAAATTTTGAATTAGTTAAAAATGAGCAAGTTTTAGAGAAATCTCGTAAGCGTGCTGAAATTTACGAAAAAGAATAA
- a CDS encoding ABC transporter ATP-binding protein gives MAKFVNDKAFTYSKFKGFLRPIFVAVKKSPWLFTFIVLSVAFDAIAFSFIPKFLQMMIQKVLLTAQHEVDPSVSLTQDLFGWSVTIPWLSWLWVILGIFAFMVACEYFGNYTSALFAKQIEINLRIECLERLVKQDVSYYYDHQLGLIMSRVIGDTEGVGLGLNDFFLNAVYLISMYITTSCLMLTMDVPIALIAISYTMIIFIATWIIFIYYRRAIFVSVDIRQSIDTELTDRLMNVRLVKANGTENYESQRVIENHEPYNKAANKVVRLQTTLQMFNGFAVSILSSIMVISAFLLYSSDPDKVVNLIVGFTTSIFALAAPISYATMTFRGATKAANCAMRLSDIIDPVPLIIPDPNGIKIDKIKEVKFENLGFAYPTKPDRQILPNIDFVFEKNKSYAFVGETGVGKSTFAQLLLRFYDPTQGRVLINGIDLRELHLPNYLSKVGYVEQEPQILYGDIYYNVAYGLENVTNEQIEEACKKAQLDKYVQTLPEKYHTILGEHGLMFSGGQKQRLVIARLFLKDPQLLILDEATSALDNIVEHEIQMELEKLMKNRTSVVIAHKLSTIKNVDQIIVLDKVKGIAQIGSFEELKDVPGRFRKLYLAGLME, from the coding sequence ATGGCAAAATTTGTAAATGATAAGGCCTTTACTTATTCAAAATTTAAAGGTTTTTTAAGGCCGATTTTTGTTGCGGTTAAAAAAAGTCCGTGACTTTTTACATTTATAGTTCTTTCAGTTGCTTTTGATGCCATTGCCTTCTCATTCATTCCTAAATTCTTGCAAATGATGATTCAAAAAGTATTGCTAACAGCTCAGCACGAAGTTGACCCAAGTGTTAGTTTAACTCAAGATTTATTTGGTTGAAGCGTTACCATCCCTTGATTAAGTTGATTATGAGTAATTCTTGGAATTTTCGCATTTATGGTTGCTTGTGAGTATTTTGGTAACTATACTTCAGCTTTGTTTGCAAAACAAATTGAAATAAACCTAAGAATTGAATGCTTAGAGCGATTGGTAAAACAAGATGTAAGTTATTACTATGACCACCAACTGGGTTTAATTATGTCAAGAGTAATTGGTGATACAGAAGGAGTAGGATTAGGATTAAATGACTTCTTTTTAAATGCCGTTTACTTAATTTCGATGTACATCACAACTAGTTGTTTAATGTTAACAATGGATGTTCCAATTGCTCTAATCGCAATATCATATACAATGATAATTTTCATCGCAACTTGAATAATATTTATTTATTATCGTAGAGCTATTTTTGTTTCAGTAGATATTAGACAATCTATTGATACCGAACTAACAGATCGCTTGATGAATGTTAGATTAGTTAAGGCCAATGGGACTGAAAACTATGAATCACAAAGAGTAATTGAAAACCATGAACCATATAATAAGGCAGCAAACAAAGTGGTTCGCTTACAAACCACTTTACAAATGTTTAACGGATTTGCGGTTTCAATTCTATCAAGTATTATGGTTATATCTGCTTTTTTACTTTATAGTTCAGATCCCGATAAGGTTGTTAACTTAATTGTTGGATTTACAACTTCAATTTTCGCCTTAGCAGCACCAATTTCGTATGCAACTATGACATTCAGAGGGGCTACCAAGGCTGCGAACTGTGCCATGAGGTTATCTGATATTATTGATCCAGTACCATTAATAATTCCTGATCCTAACGGAATTAAAATTGATAAAATTAAAGAAGTTAAATTTGAAAATTTAGGTTTTGCATACCCAACTAAGCCAGATCGTCAAATTTTACCAAATATCGATTTTGTCTTTGAGAAAAACAAAAGCTATGCTTTTGTTGGTGAAACCGGGGTTGGAAAATCAACTTTTGCTCAGTTACTGTTAAGATTTTATGATCCTACTCAAGGAAGAGTCTTAATTAACGGTATTGATTTAAGAGAACTACATTTACCAAACTATCTAAGCAAGGTTGGTTATGTCGAACAAGAACCACAAATATTATATGGGGATATCTATTATAATGTTGCTTATGGATTAGAAAATGTTACTAACGAACAAATCGAAGAAGCCTGTAAAAAAGCTCAACTTGATAAGTACGTCCAAACTTTACCAGAAAAATACCACACAATTTTAGGTGAACACGGATTAATGTTTTCTGGAGGCCAAAAACAAAGACTAGTAATTGCGCGACTATTCTTAAAAGATCCGCAATTGTTAATTCTTGACGAAGCTACGAGTGCTTTGGATAATATTGTTGAACACGAAATTCAAATGGAATTAGAGAAATTGATGAAAAATAGAACTAGTGTTGTTATTGCCCACAAACTAAGTACAATTAAAAATGTTGATCAAATTATTGTTTTAGATAAAGTTAAAGGAATTGCTCAGATTGGAAGCTTTGAAGAACTTAAAGACGTTCCAGGAAGATTTAGAAAACTATACCTAGCGGGACTAATGGAATAA
- the selB gene encoding selenocysteine-specific translation elongation factor codes for MKEICLGVLGHVDHGKTTVVQHITNKDTDHLKEEKKRGMSINIAFSFYQAPKKLIGFIDLPGHEKFIKNMIAGASSVNAGLLVVACDDGMMPQTFEHLLIFKIFKITNLIVVFTKTDLVGLEQITKIKKDVQDYLKENSFKIFDSVEVSNKNPDSYEKLKIVLDNFSNWFSENIPDKINYSNNYRLDIDRSFTIQGKGTIITGTTKTGTVCENDELEILPKKIIVKVKEIQVNDQRVANAKTGQRTALRIGNINFNEISRGDIIATPGTLLKSKLIDVYLNYDKTNISELKNKSKVKVFIGTKNYLAKVKILVNKKAMPGEMVFAQLEFSEPIYFQLEDIGLIKLISEENISGGFEILRVSSKSVKSKNQDYLTELEKIKFGDFIEKTIIEIKNNPDKVVDLFQFGLRETNISHEELIIYQNKVIHISNYFDLRDKILFQIKKYHANNPLKKGINFLEINSTLKEEVNSKHLNFILYLMIQDGLIKVENQMYSLKNFELKLTKEQHAIKNLILRRIKDWDLKPKEISVIKEKVVDTKTFKEMLKYLISNKSIVQLDENNFITATNYQKVIDKVDLFFSKNKSLNIDEAKTLLDLNHKYVVLILEKMDYDKITLIKNEVRVRNLIL; via the coding sequence ATGAAAGAAATTTGTTTGGGAGTTCTGGGACATGTAGATCATGGTAAAACAACTGTGGTTCAACATATAACTAATAAGGATACAGATCACTTAAAAGAAGAAAAAAAACGTGGCATGTCAATCAATATAGCTTTTTCATTTTATCAAGCTCCTAAAAAATTAATTGGATTTATTGATTTACCAGGTCATGAAAAATTTATTAAAAATATGATTGCCGGAGCTAGTAGTGTCAATGCAGGATTATTAGTAGTGGCTTGTGATGATGGAATGATGCCTCAGACATTTGAACATTTGCTTATTTTTAAAATATTTAAAATAACAAATCTAATCGTTGTTTTTACCAAAACGGATTTAGTCGGATTAGAACAAATTACTAAAATCAAAAAAGACGTACAAGATTATTTGAAAGAAAATTCATTTAAAATTTTTGACTCAGTGGAAGTTAGCAATAAAAATCCTGACTCATATGAAAAACTTAAAATAGTTTTAGATAATTTTAGTAATTGATTTTCTGAAAATATTCCTGATAAAATAAATTATTCAAATAACTACCGCCTAGATATTGATAGGTCATTTACAATTCAAGGAAAGGGCACTATAATTACTGGAACAACCAAAACTGGAACAGTTTGTGAAAACGATGAACTAGAGATTCTTCCTAAAAAAATTATTGTGAAGGTTAAAGAAATTCAAGTTAATGACCAAAGAGTCGCCAATGCTAAAACCGGTCAAAGAACGGCGCTAAGAATTGGAAATATAAACTTCAACGAAATAAGTCGAGGAGATATTATTGCAACTCCAGGAACTTTGCTGAAATCAAAATTGATTGATGTCTATTTAAATTATGATAAGACTAACATTTCAGAATTAAAAAATAAAAGTAAGGTTAAAGTATTTATTGGAACTAAAAATTATTTAGCAAAAGTAAAAATACTTGTTAACAAAAAAGCGATGCCAGGAGAAATGGTTTTTGCACAATTAGAATTTAGTGAACCAATATATTTTCAATTGGAGGATATTGGATTAATAAAATTAATTTCTGAAGAAAATATATCCGGAGGATTTGAAATATTAAGAGTTAGCAGTAAAAGTGTTAAGTCTAAAAACCAAGATTATTTAACCGAACTTGAGAAAATCAAATTTGGTGATTTTATTGAAAAAACAATTATTGAAATTAAAAATAATCCTGATAAAGTTGTTGACCTTTTTCAATTTGGTCTGAGAGAAACTAACATCAGTCACGAAGAGTTGATTATTTATCAAAACAAAGTTATACATATTAGTAATTATTTTGATTTACGTGATAAAATTTTATTTCAAATTAAAAAATATCATGCAAATAACCCTTTGAAAAAAGGAATTAATTTTCTGGAAATTAATTCAACACTAAAAGAAGAGGTTAATAGCAAACACCTTAATTTTATTTTGTATCTAATGATTCAAGACGGTTTAATTAAAGTAGAAAACCAAATGTACTCTCTGAAAAATTTTGAGTTAAAACTAACTAAAGAGCAACATGCAATAAAGAATTTGATTTTGAGAAGAATTAAGGATTGAGATTTGAAGCCAAAAGAAATATCAGTTATTAAAGAAAAGGTAGTTGATACAAAAACATTCAAGGAGATGTTGAAATACCTAATTTCAAATAAAAGTATCGTTCAATTGGATGAAAATAACTTTATTACAGCAACAAATTATCAAAAAGTTATCGATAAAGTTGACCTTTTCTTTAGCAAAAATAAATCACTAAATATTGATGAAGCCAAAACCTTGCTTGATCTAAACCACAAATATGTAGTTTTAATTTTAGAAAAAATGGACTACGATAAAATAACACTGATTAAAAATGAAGTTAGAGTAAGGAATTTGATTTTATAA
- the prdB gene encoding D-proline reductase (dithiol) protein PrdB produces MGIKGLKSEIYVPITPPPVWAEVKKPLKEMRIALATAAGVHLKKDKPFNLAGDTSYRIIPGDAPVSDMMVSHGGYDNGDVNKDINCMFPIDRIRELAKEGFIKEISPVNVGFMGGGGNQHVFTDETGPAIAKILKDENVDAVLLTAGRGTCHRTAVIVQRAIEALGIPTIIIAALPPVCAQNGTPRAVAPLVPMGANAGEPNNREMQYNICKESLEWLIKIDQPGKIIPLPYEYHANI; encoded by the coding sequence ATGGGAATCAAAGGATTAAAATCTGAAATTTATGTACCAATAACCCCACCACCAGTTTGAGCTGAAGTTAAAAAGCCGCTAAAAGAAATGCGTATCGCTTTGGCAACTGCGGCTGGAGTTCACCTAAAAAAAGATAAACCATTTAATCTAGCTGGTGATACTTCATACCGAATTATTCCAGGAGATGCACCGGTTAGTGACATGATGGTATCTCACGGTGGTTATGACAATGGTGATGTAAATAAAGATATCAATTGTATGTTTCCAATTGACAGAATTCGTGAATTAGCTAAAGAAGGTTTTATAAAAGAAATCTCACCAGTTAATGTTGGATTCATGGGAGGTGGAGGTAACCAACATGTGTTTACCGATGAGACCGGACCAGCAATTGCTAAAATATTAAAAGATGAAAATGTTGACGCCGTTTTGCTAACCGCAGGCCGGGGTACCTGTCATAGAACTGCAGTTATCGTTCAAAGAGCAATCGAGGCATTAGGAATTCCTACTATCATCATTGCAGCACTACCACCAGTATGTGCACAGAACGGCACACCAAGAGCGGTTGCTCCCCTAGTTCCTATGGGGGCAAACGCAGGTGAACCTAATAATAGGGAAATGCAGTACAATATTTGTAAAGAGTCATTAGAATGATTGATTAAAATAGATCAACCAGGAAAAATAATTCCACTTCCTTACGAATATCACGCAAACATCTAA
- a CDS encoding CBO2463/CBO2479 domain-containing protein, whose product MLIDSDQARLYQGVITKFDDVSVSIDLLGRMGEMRFPLRMIITDYPLKVGQLVSISLSYPQVISDEIYQK is encoded by the coding sequence ATGTTAATCGATTCAGACCAAGCACGTTTATATCAAGGTGTCATTACAAAATTTGATGACGTCTCAGTTTCAATAGATCTATTAGGTCGAATGGGAGAAATGCGCTTCCCCTTAAGAATGATTATTACCGACTACCCTTTAAAGGTTGGTCAGTTAGTATCAATCTCACTGAGTTACCCTCAAGTAATTAGTGATGAAATTTATCAAAAATAA